One stretch of Methanosphaera sp. WGK6 DNA includes these proteins:
- a CDS encoding HypC/HybG/HupF family hydrogenase formation chaperone, with product MCIAAPAKILEINNNVATCDFGGVKQEAKLDLVEADIGNYVLIHSGYAIEVLTEEAAKETLDVWNDLLEELD from the coding sequence ATGTGTATTGCAGCACCAGCAAAAATTTTAGAAATTAATAATAATGTAGCAACTTGTGATTTTGGTGGAGTTAAACAAGAAGCAAAATTAGATTTAGTTGAAGCAGATATAGGAAATTATGTGCTTATTCATTCAGGTTATGCTATAGAAGTATTAACTGAAGAAGCAGCTAAAGAAACATTAGATGTTTGGAATGACTTACTTGAAGAATTAGATTAA
- a CDS encoding transposase has translation MSYIDTGQTRLTFNTVDSNIPRNHITHFIKRFVSENFNYLDKKYEKTRGRPAFPKTTLLSIILYGTYDNLRNNYEISELCECNIYYRYLTRGLVPSPRTIQRFMQEHEHVFIEVLKKLVKYSNEKYVLENVQINSTFMSDNENDIKQLKNINEFTEELIQLMRKYERKNDTFKKEYSLSKDAIEVYENKKLTTSEKINLIEEIQKTLKKSNEKSIFINMIDALINLNKTRIYPITYNNIKRKDLNGKIISSININNKSEIPKKIVTTKIQEIILIIIAYDMKIIKKSKLNQVDYTDFEKFMISLRNKYPNVKFNVNIDKI, from the coding sequence ATTCCCCGCAATCATATTACTCATTTTATTAAAAGATTTGTTTCTGAAAACTTTAATTATCTTGATAAAAAATATGAAAAAACACGTGGACGTCCAGCATTTCCTAAAACAACACTTTTAAGTATAATATTATATGGAACCTACGATAATCTAAGAAATAATTATGAAATAAGTGAACTCTGTGAATGTAATATTTATTATAGATATCTAACAAGAGGTCTTGTGCCATCTCCACGTACAATTCAACGATTTATGCAAGAACATGAACATGTATTTATAGAAGTTCTAAAAAAATTAGTAAAATACTCTAATGAAAAATATGTTTTAGAAAATGTTCAAATAAATAGTACATTTATGTCAGATAATGAAAATGATATCAAACAACTTAAAAATATTAATGAATTTACAGAGGAGTTAATTCAATTAATGAGAAAATATGAAAGAAAAAATGATACTTTTAAAAAAGAATACTCCCTAAGTAAAGATGCTATTGAAGTATATGAAAATAAGAAATTAACAACAAGTGAAAAAATAAATTTAATAGAAGAGATACAAAAAACATTAAAGAAATCCAATGAAAAAAGTATCTTTATTAACATGATTGATGCATTGATTAATCTTAATAAAACAAGAATATATCCAATTACATACAATAACATTAAAAGAAAAGATCTTAATGGTAAAATAATATCTTCTATAAACATTAATAATAAATCCGAAATTCCAAAAAAAATAGTTACAACTAAAATACAAGAAATAATATTAATAATTATTGCATATGATATGAAAATTATAAAGAAAAGTAAGTTAAATCAAGTGGATTATACTGATTTTGAAAAATTTATGATAAGTCTAAGAAATAAATATCCTAATGTAAAATTTAATGTGAATATAGATAAAATATAA